CCGCTCGAGTGCCAGTCGAACCCCAGCACGCAGCCCAGGGCCTGGAACCAGAACGGGTCCGAAAGGCGCCGGAGCACCTCGTCGGGCCCGTGCTCCTCGACCAGGAGACGCACGATCTCCCGGGCCAGGCGCACCATGCGCTCGAACAGCCAGCGGGGCGCGCGGCCGGTGTGGAGGGGGAGGTGGGCCGTGCCGGTCTTCATGGAGACCCCGATCTGGCGTGTCGAAACCGTCGCACGGCCGCGGCGTAGACACCGCTGCGGGCCGGGGTTGTGCCGGACCGCGTCCGGCCGTACCCTACGGAGCGAAGAAGGGGCAACGCCATGCCCGCCTGGGAGGGGGAGAGCCGATGCTCGTTCGCGTGTTCACGGTCTTTTGCGTAGCAGCGGCCCTGGTCGGGGCCTGGGGGGCGCAAGGTGCCCAACGGATCCAGGTCACCAACTACGGCAGAAAGGAGCCGGTGCTGTTCCCCCACTCCGACCACGCCGAGCGGTTCCCGTGTGACACCTGCCACCACCCCCAGCGCTCGGAGGGGGCCCACCGCTGCGGGGCCTGCCACCGCGCCGAGGCCGAGGGGGAAAAGCCCTCCCTGGAAGACGCCGCCCACGGCGAAGGCAGCCCCCAGGGCCGGTGCCGCTCGTGCCACTTCGGACCCAAGGCCCGGAAACCCCTGGAGTGCGAGGACTGCCACAGCGGCTCCGGGTGAACCGAACGGCGGCGGCCCGGGCCTTCGGCCCTCTAGGCGGCTAGTGTTCCGTTCCACAAAAAAGCATGTCCATTCCGGCGGTGGGGCGGGGGGCTCCGACGAAGCGCGACGGCCGAGCAGTTCGGGCCGCCCGGCGCCAGGGGAGCGGCCGCGGCGCGTGCTCTCACGCGCCGCAGCGAACCGCGCCGAGGCGGCCCCTGCGAGGCCGTTCAGCGAAGGAGGGGCCCCCAGCCCCACCCCCTCGAGAATGCACGAACTTGCGAACCATGACACTAGGCGGACGGGGGGCGCCCAAGCCGCCCAAAGGTGAAGGTTCCTTTTTCGCAAACAGGCCCCGCGCAGCCTACCGGAGCTTCCGGCCTTCCGGTGAGAAATCAGTGGGCGCGGCCCCGGGACCGGTGGGAGGTCGAGGCCAGGTCCACGGCCCGCTCGGGGCCCTCGGGCAGCACCCAAGGGAGGACCACCAAGAACTCGATCCGCACCACGGCATGGCCGGCCCACGCCCCCTCCGGCGCCATCCACGGCCGCACGGCCGCATGCACCCGCTCGGAGACCCGCTCGAACACGTCCGTGGCCCCGGCCGCGAACGGGAACCCCCGGTAGGGCCGGCCGGCCACGATCTCGCCCACGCACAGGTAGGCACCCGCATACAGGTGCAGCCCCCCCTCCAGCGGCGTGATCCACCGGACCTCCCGCTCCTTGCGGGGGTCCACCCCCAGCGACGCGAGCAGCTTCCGGAACGCCGGGCCGTACCGTGCCGGGCGGGCGGCATCGAAGTTGCGGCAGGCCAGACACCCGCAGCCGGAGGCGAACCCGGCCCCCACCGCCCGGTACAGGCGCCGGGTGGCGGCGGGGTCCACCTCGAGGGTCCAGGCGAGCACCCGTTGCCGCACGCTCATGGCGCCGGACTCACCCGGAACCGCCCCTCCGGGCGGGACGGGAGCCGAACCCGGGTGCGCAGATCGATCCGGTCCGCCCCGGAACCACCCCACCGAAGCCCCCACCGCACGGCCCGGTCCAGCTCCCGGGGCCCCGCCCCCGAGGGCAGCACCACCACGGTGCGGGGCGTGGGGGCCACGACCCGCACCTCGCGGTTGCGGACCCGTTGGTCTTCCACCGCCTCCAGGGCCCCCAGCAGCAGCTCCGGCCGCCGGGCCAGGGCCGCCGCCCCCTCCCCCTCCAGGAGCACAGCGCCCTCCCCGTCCCGGGCGAAGCTCAGGGCCCACTCCGCCTCCCGGGCGTCCCGCCGGACCCGCTCGGCCACCTCCTTCAGGCCCACCCCCCACTCCTTCAACAGACCGGCCGTGAGGTACTGGACGTGATCCGGGCACAGGGCCGCCACCACCACCGGGACCCCTCCGGCCCGCTCCCACACCAGGGCCTCGCCCGGCGTCCGCACGGGAACCTCGCGAAGCACCACCTTCCGGCCGCAGAAGCACCGGAACGGCCGGACCGGCCGGGCCAGCTCCGCCCGCAGATCGGTCCAGAACTCCTCCCAGGCGTCCGGATCGCTGGCGAACCAGCCGGCCCAGGCATCCGGGTCCAGGTCGAACCTCCGGCCGGTCTCGGGGTGGCGCAGCCGGACCACGTGCCCCTGCCGCCGCACCTCCAGGCCGCCGGCGTGGGCCCGCACCCACGCAACCAGATCCGCCTGGGCCCCCAGGTCGTCCGCCGCCTCCACCGCGGCCAGGGACGCGGCAGCCGAGGGCCCCAGGGCCTCCGTCGCCGCCCGGAACCGCCACTCCTCGGGGTCCACGAACACGCTCTCCCCCCTCGCCGAGGCCCGAAGACCGCCTTGCTCGGGCCTTACCTCAAGGCCCGATTCGGCCAAAGCCTTCTCCAGGGCCCGAAGGAACGGATCCGCAGGCACCCGGACCCACGCCACCTTTCCTTCCCCCGCCGGCGCCAGGCGGTCGCGCGGGAGCCACTCGTCCCAGGTGACCTCCGGGACCCAGGGGGTCGCGGGATCCCAGGGGTAGGCCCGGACCCAGTCCGGCCCGGGCGCGGCCTTTCCGGCGGCCATCCACCGAACCTGAACCTCCGACGGTTCTCCGGCGAGGGCCGC
This is a stretch of genomic DNA from Deferrisoma camini S3R1. It encodes these proteins:
- a CDS encoding cytochrome c3 family protein, which encodes MLVRVFTVFCVAAALVGAWGAQGAQRIQVTNYGRKEPVLFPHSDHAERFPCDTCHHPQRSEGAHRCGACHRAEAEGEKPSLEDAAHGEGSPQGRCRSCHFGPKARKPLECEDCHSGSG